In a single window of the Gemmatimonadota bacterium genome:
- a CDS encoding sulfite exporter TauE/SafE family protein, producing MTLALAVLVASLLGSVHCVAMCSGFSCLYAPAGANWRDTRSAHTAYHLGRLIAYLLLGIVAGLLGAGFDRTGALAGVSGIAAIVAAMLLTVWGANAVLVALGQRAVVVRPPAGWQRAMGSVLQRFRDATPIVRAAATGLCTSVLPCGWLYAFVVVASGSGSPWRGAALMSVFWLGTLPLMLTAAAGLQRINGAVRARLPLLSATTILLLGTFSLAAHLGLLPMQWLHALLPATPMAGMSHGPQP from the coding sequence ATGACCCTCGCGCTCGCCGTGCTGGTGGCATCGCTGCTCGGGAGCGTCCATTGCGTGGCGATGTGCAGCGGCTTCAGTTGCCTCTATGCCCCGGCCGGTGCGAACTGGCGTGATACCAGGTCGGCGCACACCGCGTATCATCTCGGCCGGTTGATCGCCTATCTGCTCCTCGGCATCGTCGCGGGCCTGCTCGGCGCGGGGTTCGATCGGACCGGTGCACTCGCGGGAGTGAGTGGCATCGCGGCAATTGTTGCTGCCATGTTGCTGACGGTGTGGGGCGCAAACGCCGTGCTGGTCGCGCTCGGGCAGCGCGCGGTGGTGGTGCGGCCCCCGGCGGGGTGGCAACGCGCGATGGGGAGCGTACTGCAGCGGTTCAGGGACGCCACGCCGATCGTGCGTGCGGCTGCGACCGGCCTCTGCACGAGTGTGCTGCCGTGCGGCTGGCTCTACGCCTTCGTGGTCGTCGCGAGCGGCAGTGGTTCGCCGTGGCGCGGGGCCGCCCTGATGTCGGTCTTCTGGCTCGGCACGCTGCCCCTGATGCTCACGGCGGCGGCGGGACTGCAGCGAATCAACGGCGCGGTGCGCGCCCGATTGCCGCTCCTGAGTGCGACCACCATCCTGCTGCTTGGTACCTTCTCGCTCGCGGCGCATCTGGGGCTCCTCCCGATGCAGTGGCTCCATGCCCTCCTTCCGGCGACCCCGATGGCCGGGATGTCGCACGGACCACAGCCGTGA
- a CDS encoding heavy metal translocating P-type ATPase — MSTTQLGVACAHCGLAVPPALLDVAGGPSFCCNGCAAVFEILRHHGLSRYYGFRERRGAAVRSSGRSFEEFDHPAFAELYVQPMPDGRAVTELYLEGVHCASCVWLVERVPLLVPGVVRAELDVRRSLARIEWDPHQLMLSQVARTLDQLGYTPHPFRGVARDAMRRREDRAMLARIGVAGAIAGNVMLPALALYSGEFHGMEVAYTGLFRWVSLLLTIPALLFPGRIFFTGALAALRTRRLHMDLPIALALGAGFLRGAINTVADSGPIYFDGVTVLIFALLAGRFLQLRGQRAAADAAELLYSLTPDSARVCDADGTERLVPATALLPGMQIRVRAGENFPADGEVCEGATTVNTALLTGESRPVSIGPGAAVHAGTLNVAAPVTVRVDQAGSASRLARLLRQVEESALRRVPVVATADRMAGWFIAAVLLLATITFLIWHVRNPAAAWDNAIALLIVTCPCALALATPLAVSVAVGRAAGCGIYIKGGDVLELLATPGHLVLDKTGTLTEGRLALAEWHGDERSRAMVLGLEAGSSHPIADGFRRAWPGLTLPAVEAVAHHVGGGITGRIAGSEVVVGSPRFVERRATGVEPWLDRLADPTLTPVLVAIDGVVLAVAGLGDQIRSGVAGALDALRSRGWTTTLLSGDDPAVARAVGSQLGFKPADVIGGATPEAKLARVAAWRAAGNTVVMVGDGVNDAAAIAAAHVGIGVHGGAEACLATADVYLTEPGLAPLVRLMTGSERTLRVIRRNIGWALAYNAIGLTLAMTGKISPLIAAIMMPLSSLTVVLRSWLGTTFTGSRPEPRHVLVETAPRAREVAA; from the coding sequence GTGAGCACGACCCAGTTGGGGGTCGCATGTGCACACTGCGGACTCGCGGTCCCCCCGGCGCTGCTCGACGTCGCGGGCGGACCCTCCTTCTGCTGCAACGGCTGCGCGGCGGTGTTCGAGATCCTCCGGCACCACGGGCTCTCGCGCTACTACGGCTTTCGCGAGCGGCGCGGTGCGGCGGTGCGGAGCAGCGGGCGGAGCTTCGAGGAATTCGATCACCCCGCGTTCGCCGAGCTCTACGTGCAGCCCATGCCGGATGGCCGGGCGGTGACCGAGCTCTACCTCGAGGGCGTGCACTGCGCGTCGTGCGTCTGGCTGGTTGAGCGCGTCCCGTTGCTGGTGCCAGGGGTCGTGCGCGCCGAACTTGATGTGCGACGGTCGCTGGCGCGGATCGAATGGGATCCGCACCAGCTGATGCTATCGCAGGTCGCCCGCACGCTCGATCAGCTGGGCTACACGCCGCATCCGTTCCGGGGTGTCGCGCGCGATGCGATGCGCCGTCGTGAAGACCGCGCCATGCTCGCGCGAATCGGTGTCGCCGGAGCGATCGCCGGCAACGTCATGCTCCCGGCGCTGGCCCTGTACTCCGGCGAGTTCCACGGGATGGAAGTGGCCTACACCGGTCTCTTCCGGTGGGTGTCGCTGCTGCTCACCATTCCGGCGCTTCTCTTTCCCGGTCGAATCTTTTTCACTGGTGCCCTCGCGGCGTTGCGCACCCGACGGCTCCATATGGACCTCCCGATTGCTCTCGCCCTCGGTGCCGGATTCCTGCGCGGTGCGATCAACACCGTTGCCGATAGCGGGCCGATCTACTTCGATGGTGTCACGGTGCTGATCTTCGCGCTGCTGGCGGGGCGATTTCTCCAGCTGCGAGGTCAGCGCGCCGCCGCCGACGCAGCCGAACTTCTCTATTCGCTCACCCCCGATTCAGCGCGCGTCTGCGATGCCGATGGAACCGAGCGGCTGGTACCGGCGACGGCGCTGCTCCCCGGCATGCAGATCCGGGTGCGCGCGGGCGAGAATTTCCCGGCGGATGGTGAGGTGTGCGAGGGCGCCACGACCGTCAATACGGCACTGCTCACTGGCGAGTCCCGACCCGTCTCGATCGGCCCCGGTGCGGCGGTGCACGCGGGCACGCTCAACGTGGCCGCACCAGTGACCGTGCGCGTCGATCAGGCTGGCAGTGCGAGCCGGCTGGCGCGACTGCTCCGCCAGGTCGAGGAGAGTGCACTTCGTCGGGTTCCGGTGGTGGCCACGGCCGACCGGATGGCCGGATGGTTCATCGCCGCGGTGCTCCTGCTCGCGACGATCACTTTTCTGATCTGGCACGTGCGGAATCCGGCCGCCGCATGGGACAACGCCATCGCCCTGCTGATCGTGACCTGCCCCTGCGCGCTGGCACTCGCGACGCCGCTCGCGGTGTCGGTCGCCGTCGGCCGTGCGGCCGGGTGCGGCATCTACATCAAGGGCGGCGATGTCCTCGAACTCCTCGCGACGCCGGGGCACCTGGTGCTCGACAAGACCGGGACCCTGACCGAGGGACGCCTCGCGCTTGCGGAATGGCATGGTGACGAGCGCAGTCGCGCGATGGTGCTCGGTCTCGAGGCGGGTTCATCGCATCCCATCGCCGATGGCTTTCGTCGCGCCTGGCCTGGGCTCACCCTGCCGGCGGTCGAAGCGGTCGCTCATCATGTCGGGGGTGGCATCACCGGTCGCATTGCCGGGAGTGAGGTGGTGGTCGGCTCGCCGCGATTTGTCGAGCGTCGCGCCACGGGCGTCGAGCCCTGGCTCGATCGCCTCGCGGATCCGACGCTCACTCCCGTGCTGGTCGCGATTGATGGCGTGGTGCTCGCGGTCGCCGGACTTGGCGACCAGATTCGCAGCGGCGTCGCCGGCGCGCTCGACGCGCTGCGGAGCCGCGGCTGGACCACGACCCTCCTCTCGGGCGATGACCCGGCGGTGGCGCGTGCGGTCGGGTCGCAGCTCGGCTTCAAACCGGCAGATGTCATCGGCGGGGCGACGCCAGAGGCAAAGCTGGCACGGGTAGCGGCGTGGCGCGCGGCGGGTAATACCGTGGTGATGGTCGGTGACGGCGTCAACGACGCCGCGGCCATCGCGGCCGCGCACGTCGGAATCGGCGTACATGGTGGCGCGGAGGCGTGTCTCGCCACGGCCGACGTCTATCTCACCGAACCCGGGCTGGCGCCGCTGGTGCGACTGATGACCGGATCGGAGCGGACGCTCCGGGTGATTCGCCGCAATATCGGCTGGGCGCTTGCCTACAATGCGATCGGACTCACCCTGGCGATGACCGGGAAGATCTCGCCGCTCATCGCGGCCATCATGATGCCGCTCAGTTCGCTCACCGTCGTGCTGCGCAGCTGGCTCGGCACGACCTTCACCGGCTCGCGGCCGGAGCCACGCCACGTGCTCGTCGAAACGGCGCCACGGGCCCGCGAGGTCGCCGCATGA
- the ccoS gene encoding cbb3-type cytochrome oxidase assembly protein CcoS yields the protein MSVLFLVVPLALVLVALAVGAFLWSSRSGQFDDLDTPALRVLHDEETGDGG from the coding sequence ATGAGTGTCCTCTTTCTCGTCGTGCCACTCGCCTTGGTGCTCGTGGCACTCGCTGTCGGCGCCTTCCTTTGGTCGTCGCGCAGCGGACAGTTCGACGATCTCGACACGCCGGCGCTGCGGGTGCTGCATGATGAGGAGACGGGTGACGGAGGGTGA
- a CDS encoding S4 domain-containing protein codes for MAGKGSEESATKVRLDKWLWAARFYKTRSAATEAVAGGKVEVNGEHPKPAKTIQRGDLIRVRLGPFEHIVQVTGLAERRGSATQAAALFEETVASVAARARHAEMLRLAPAMEFDEGKPSKKDRRALDKLRGR; via the coding sequence ATGGCAGGCAAGGGATCGGAAGAGAGCGCGACGAAAGTCCGCCTCGACAAATGGCTCTGGGCGGCCCGTTTCTACAAGACGCGTTCAGCCGCGACGGAAGCCGTGGCCGGCGGAAAGGTCGAGGTCAACGGTGAACACCCCAAGCCGGCCAAGACCATCCAGCGCGGCGACCTGATCCGGGTCCGACTCGGGCCGTTCGAACACATCGTGCAGGTGACCGGGTTGGCGGAGCGACGCGGCAGCGCCACCCAGGCCGCGGCGCTCTTCGAGGAAACCGTCGCGTCCGTCGCGGCGCGGGCGCGTCACGCCGAAATGCTGCGTCTCGCGCCGGCGATGGAGTTCGACGAGGGCAAGCCGAGCAAGAAGGACAGACGCGCCCTCGATAAGTTGAGAGGGAGATAG
- a CDS encoding ATP-binding protein: MNSNPTSPENPEQRTGEFAAIQPAIPSPLRGLDRLAVPGPRPLLAGILVARLLLVTLALVQVLAPGWARDERWLVVLVAIAAILGSGWLAHVLRRGESLPGPWAIVAQAAIDTLVVTAMVSVVDRDAATPVAALYVALVTLYALLLPVRRGLLVVAFATLCYVAVTLRFTGLAPGATFWTQLGVIAFVGCLIAVLGNRLAGVSVEQAALAAALQQARLEADEILATIQSGVISVDGEGRLGFVNPRARRLLGATRDTFVAGQPVMETLRSRSRELHDAIQRGIVDGARVARGEAVVRRGDGSLFPVGLSTTTFQRPGNAGSVVTAIFTDISGLKKLQEFRLRAERLEAVAALSASLAHEIRNPLAAIRSAVEQLARGVDPDDEDEQTLARLVMRESERLNRLLSEFLDFSRVRATKFEHLDLLDVAQDAARVVGERPDARGVEIIVTGSSTELEADADLLHRIASNLILNAAQALDGRGLVAVTVGSAEPGEGPASLGEHPAKLVIRDNGPGIPEPVRERLFEPFVTGRQGGTGLGLAIVQRAVAAHGGIILVDSAPRAGTTFSIFLPATWDREDRA, encoded by the coding sequence TTGAATTCCAACCCAACGTCACCCGAGAACCCGGAGCAGCGCACCGGGGAATTTGCGGCGATCCAGCCCGCGATACCGAGCCCGCTCCGAGGACTCGACCGGCTCGCCGTGCCGGGACCTCGTCCGCTGCTCGCCGGGATTCTCGTCGCCCGACTGTTGCTGGTCACCCTGGCGCTGGTTCAGGTGCTCGCACCAGGATGGGCCCGCGACGAACGCTGGCTTGTGGTGCTCGTGGCCATCGCCGCCATTCTGGGAAGTGGCTGGCTGGCGCACGTGCTGCGCCGGGGTGAGTCGCTTCCCGGGCCGTGGGCGATCGTGGCCCAGGCTGCGATCGACACTCTGGTGGTCACGGCGATGGTGTCGGTGGTGGATCGCGATGCAGCGACACCAGTCGCCGCACTCTACGTAGCGCTCGTCACCCTCTACGCCCTGCTCCTGCCGGTCCGTCGTGGCTTGCTCGTGGTGGCATTCGCGACCCTCTGCTATGTCGCGGTCACCCTTCGCTTCACCGGTCTCGCCCCTGGTGCGACCTTCTGGACCCAGCTCGGCGTCATCGCCTTCGTCGGTTGCCTCATCGCCGTCCTGGGCAACCGGCTCGCCGGCGTCTCGGTGGAGCAGGCCGCGCTCGCTGCCGCACTGCAACAGGCCCGACTCGAGGCCGACGAGATTCTCGCGACCATTCAGTCGGGCGTGATCAGCGTCGACGGCGAAGGGCGGCTCGGCTTCGTGAATCCGCGTGCGCGTCGTCTGCTCGGCGCGACCAGGGACACTTTCGTCGCCGGGCAGCCGGTGATGGAGACGCTTCGCTCCCGCTCGCGCGAGCTGCACGATGCCATCCAGCGCGGCATCGTCGACGGGGCCCGGGTCGCGCGCGGCGAGGCCGTGGTGCGGCGGGGCGACGGCTCGCTCTTCCCCGTCGGCCTCAGCACGACGACGTTTCAGCGTCCGGGGAATGCCGGCTCGGTGGTGACGGCGATCTTCACCGACATTTCGGGACTCAAGAAGTTGCAGGAATTCCGGCTGCGGGCCGAGCGGCTTGAGGCAGTGGCCGCACTGAGTGCTTCGCTGGCGCACGAGATCCGGAACCCGCTCGCCGCGATCCGGAGTGCCGTCGAGCAGCTGGCCCGGGGCGTCGACCCCGACGACGAAGACGAGCAGACGCTGGCCCGGCTGGTGATGCGCGAAAGCGAACGCCTCAATCGGCTCCTCAGCGAGTTCCTCGACTTCTCGCGGGTGCGCGCCACCAAGTTCGAGCATCTCGACCTGCTCGACGTGGCCCAGGATGCGGCCCGCGTGGTGGGGGAACGCCCCGATGCCCGCGGTGTCGAGATCATCGTCACGGGGAGCTCCACCGAACTCGAGGCCGATGCCGACCTGCTCCACCGGATCGCGAGCAACCTGATCCTCAACGCAGCCCAGGCACTCGATGGTCGCGGGCTCGTGGCCGTGACGGTGGGCAGTGCCGAACCGGGGGAAGGGCCGGCTTCGCTGGGCGAACACCCGGCCAAGCTGGTGATCCGTGACAATGGCCCCGGCATTCCCGAGCCGGTTCGCGAGCGGCTCTTCGAACCGTTCGTGACCGGACGCCAGGGTGGAACCGGACTCGGACTCGCTATTGTGCAGCGCGCCGTCGCGGCGCACGGTGGCATCATTCTGGTGGATTCCGCCCCGCGGGCGGGCACGACATTCTCGATATTTCTGCCGGCGACCTGGGACAGGGAGGACAGGGCATGA
- a CDS encoding sigma-54 dependent transcriptional regulator, with protein sequence MSVQPSVLIIDDESGILDTLRILLKKEGFEVVVAQGGKAGLDAIRTASADIVLTDVRMPQVTGLDILQAVKEHDPMTPVILMTAQASLQSAIQAVNAGAFYYLQKPFANDELVAILRRACEFRQIRVENKQLKQEIRKTGGGARPVVSRPVGKSRKFIDVLRLADVVAPTDSTVLIGGESGTGKEVLARYIHEASLRADGPFLSINCGALPETLLESELFGHVKGSFTGAVRDKQGLFSAARGGTFFMDEVGEMPASLQVKLLRVLQQREVIPVGATESIPVDVRIIAATNRDLEEEMRRGNFRSDLFYRLNVIAMELPPLRERRDDLILLMDRFLQDLAADRGIEPKALNSEAMDAVMVYEWPGNVRELQNALEHATVFSRGGLIEAQHLPDRITRRKKEPLVADRAQPNPQLDLIERSYIMFVLQAEGGNKTRAAEVLGIDPSTLYRKLSRYEGTEVK encoded by the coding sequence ATGAGTGTACAGCCCTCGGTGCTGATCATTGACGACGAATCAGGGATTCTCGATACCCTGCGGATTCTCCTCAAGAAGGAAGGATTCGAAGTCGTGGTGGCGCAGGGCGGCAAGGCGGGGCTCGATGCCATCCGCACCGCCAGCGCCGACATCGTCCTCACCGACGTGCGGATGCCGCAAGTCACCGGACTCGACATTCTGCAAGCCGTCAAGGAACACGACCCGATGACGCCGGTCATCCTGATGACGGCGCAGGCCTCGTTGCAGAGCGCGATCCAGGCCGTCAATGCCGGCGCCTTCTATTACCTGCAGAAGCCGTTCGCGAATGACGAACTGGTCGCGATTCTCCGCCGGGCGTGCGAGTTCCGCCAGATCCGGGTCGAGAACAAGCAGCTCAAGCAGGAGATCCGGAAAACGGGCGGTGGCGCGCGGCCGGTGGTGTCGCGCCCGGTCGGCAAATCGCGGAAATTCATCGACGTCCTCCGCCTCGCCGACGTGGTCGCCCCCACCGATTCCACGGTGCTGATCGGAGGCGAGAGTGGCACCGGGAAAGAGGTGCTCGCGCGCTACATCCACGAAGCCTCGTTGCGCGCTGATGGCCCCTTTCTCTCGATCAACTGCGGCGCACTTCCCGAGACGCTGCTCGAGTCGGAACTCTTCGGCCACGTGAAGGGCTCCTTCACCGGTGCCGTGCGCGACAAGCAGGGGCTCTTCTCGGCCGCGCGGGGCGGTACCTTCTTCATGGACGAAGTCGGCGAGATGCCGGCATCGCTCCAGGTGAAGCTGTTGCGAGTGCTGCAGCAGCGCGAAGTGATTCCCGTGGGCGCCACGGAGTCGATCCCGGTCGACGTCCGCATCATCGCCGCCACCAACCGTGATCTCGAGGAGGAGATGCGGCGCGGAAACTTCCGCTCCGACCTCTTCTACCGCCTCAACGTCATCGCGATGGAACTGCCACCGCTGCGCGAGCGTCGCGACGATCTCATCCTGCTGATGGATCGCTTCCTTCAGGATCTCGCAGCAGACCGCGGGATCGAGCCGAAGGCACTCAATTCGGAAGCGATGGACGCGGTAATGGTCTACGAGTGGCCGGGCAACGTGCGTGAACTGCAGAACGCCCTGGAACACGCCACGGTCTTTTCGCGTGGTGGCCTGATCGAGGCGCAGCATCTCCCCGACCGGATCACCCGCCGGAAGAAGGAACCGCTGGTCGCCGATCGAGCGCAGCCCAATCCACAGCTCGACCTGATCGAACGCTCCTACATCATGTTCGTGCTGCAGGCCGAGGGCGGCAACAAGACGCGAGCCGCGGAAGTCCTCGGCATCGATCCAAGTACACTGTACCGCAAGCTGTCGCGTTACGAGGGAACCGAGGTCAAGTAG
- a CDS encoding PIN domain-containing protein, with protein sequence MKVAIDTNVLLYAEGLDDAPRREAVLDLLQRMPRGTLSVPTVVLGEFFHVLTHRGNRSRVEAREAVISLGDAVPFVSTTAGAFAMALDLAVDHRLGIWDALILASAAESGCRLLLSEDYQEGFTWNGVTVTSPFASPRHPLLEAMLLKDGEY encoded by the coding sequence ATGAAAGTCGCGATCGATACCAATGTGCTCCTCTACGCCGAGGGGCTCGATGACGCCCCCCGACGTGAGGCGGTGCTCGACTTGCTGCAGCGAATGCCGCGGGGCACGCTCTCGGTGCCCACCGTGGTACTGGGAGAGTTCTTTCACGTCCTGACCCACCGGGGCAATCGGTCGCGAGTTGAGGCGCGAGAGGCCGTAATCAGTCTCGGCGATGCCGTTCCCTTCGTTTCGACGACCGCCGGCGCGTTCGCCATGGCCCTCGACCTTGCAGTCGACCACCGACTCGGCATCTGGGACGCGCTGATTCTGGCGTCGGCAGCGGAGTCGGGATGTCGCCTGCTCCTGAGCGAAGACTATCAGGAGGGATTCACCTGGAATGGCGTGACGGTGACGTCGCCTTTCGCATCTCCCCGCCACCCATTGCTTGAGGCGATGCTTCTGAAAGACGGCGAATACTGA
- a CDS encoding type II toxin-antitoxin system prevent-host-death family antitoxin produces MSISISAADANREFSRVLREVRDGASYVVTSHGKPVAKIVPIPLEDRVKDAAMTALLARLRNNPVMHLGKITRDDMHDD; encoded by the coding sequence ATGTCGATCTCCATCTCTGCGGCGGATGCGAACCGGGAATTCTCGCGGGTGCTGCGAGAAGTACGCGATGGCGCGAGCTACGTCGTGACGAGCCACGGGAAGCCAGTCGCGAAAATCGTTCCTATTCCCCTCGAGGACCGCGTGAAAGATGCTGCAATGACGGCCCTGCTCGCCCGGCTGCGAAACAACCCGGTCATGCATCTCGGCAAGATCACGCGCGACGACATGCACGACGACTGA